The proteins below are encoded in one region of Fibrella aestuarina BUZ 2:
- a CDS encoding MutS-related protein encodes MLPFTQRQHQFESIAAEAQKQHNTLAIGRLIWFFGTLGTCWLLWANGQSSAGIIVAIVGMIVFVRLMVWHRAVRRRRDLHLNLAAINADELGRLNRQYTRPETGLNFAPPNHAYAQDLDLFGNHSLYRLLNRTHTHEGAARLAYYLLQPARPEHIFLRQQAVEALKPHIDWRQELEATAKLNERIGQSPEGLREWAVGQTPLPGWVNVARFVLPLITLGVVALWLLGNVPGWVVLASLALHGTVLSPLQATSKQVSVQTADMANALTDFADLFRFVENMSGDALLLHDLKQRLRVEHGYASTAIAQLARLVENFNFRQNAYFYLFVGLPTLWDVHYLVALNRWRAQHGPQLATWLATLAEAESLNSLAGFAYAHPTYAQPDLVDETNPVLEATDMAHPLIVPLRAVTNSLAVSGSGQTVLITGSNMSGKSTFLRTLALNVVLAQAGAVASAKRFVCAPVQVYTSMRTQDSLEENTSSFYAELKRLRTLLELTDPKNANVSPLPVLYFLDEILKGTNSTDRHKGAEALIRQLHRTSALGFVSTHDLELGQMGDAVDYVQNYHFRSDIHDGQVTFDYTLRPGICQSFNASQLMAAIGIEL; translated from the coding sequence ATGCTCCCGTTTACTCAACGACAACACCAGTTTGAATCGATCGCTGCCGAAGCCCAGAAGCAGCATAACACCCTGGCCATTGGTCGCTTAATCTGGTTTTTCGGTACACTGGGTACGTGTTGGTTGCTGTGGGCCAACGGGCAATCCAGCGCGGGCATCATCGTCGCTATCGTTGGGATGATCGTATTTGTCCGCCTGATGGTCTGGCATCGGGCGGTGCGCCGTCGTCGGGACCTACACCTAAATCTGGCCGCTATTAATGCCGACGAATTGGGGCGGCTCAATCGGCAGTATACCCGCCCCGAAACGGGGCTCAACTTCGCGCCGCCCAATCACGCCTACGCGCAGGACCTCGACCTGTTTGGTAATCACTCGCTGTATCGTCTGCTCAACCGCACCCATACGCACGAAGGGGCCGCCCGCCTGGCTTATTACCTGCTTCAACCCGCCCGGCCCGAGCATATTTTTCTGCGCCAACAGGCCGTTGAGGCCCTGAAGCCGCATATCGACTGGCGGCAGGAACTGGAAGCGACAGCTAAACTAAATGAACGCATCGGGCAGTCGCCGGAAGGGCTACGCGAGTGGGCGGTTGGGCAAACGCCATTGCCCGGCTGGGTCAATGTGGCCCGGTTCGTGTTGCCGCTAATTACATTGGGTGTAGTTGCGCTTTGGCTGCTGGGCAACGTACCTGGCTGGGTTGTATTGGCTTCGCTGGCGCTGCATGGCACGGTGCTGAGCCCACTACAGGCCACCAGCAAACAGGTGAGCGTCCAAACCGCCGACATGGCCAACGCCCTGACCGATTTTGCCGATTTGTTTCGATTTGTGGAGAACATGTCCGGCGATGCCCTGCTACTCCACGACCTGAAGCAGCGGCTGCGGGTGGAGCATGGATACGCCTCAACGGCCATCGCGCAACTGGCCCGGCTAGTTGAGAATTTCAACTTCCGCCAGAATGCCTATTTCTACCTGTTTGTTGGCTTGCCTACCTTATGGGATGTCCACTATCTGGTAGCGCTAAACCGCTGGCGGGCACAACACGGTCCGCAACTGGCCACCTGGCTGGCCACCCTGGCCGAAGCGGAAAGCCTCAACAGTCTGGCGGGGTTTGCCTATGCGCATCCAACCTACGCCCAACCCGATCTGGTAGATGAAACCAACCCGGTGCTGGAAGCAACCGACATGGCGCACCCGCTGATCGTGCCTCTTCGCGCAGTCACCAATTCGTTGGCGGTGAGTGGCTCCGGGCAGACAGTGCTCATCACGGGCTCGAACATGTCGGGTAAAAGCACATTCCTACGGACGTTGGCCCTAAATGTGGTACTGGCGCAGGCTGGTGCGGTAGCGTCGGCGAAGCGGTTCGTGTGTGCGCCCGTGCAGGTTTACACCAGCATGCGAACGCAGGATTCGCTGGAAGAGAATACGTCGTCGTTCTACGCGGAACTGAAGCGGCTCCGTACCCTGCTCGAGTTAACCGATCCGAAAAACGCCAATGTATCACCTCTACCGGTGCTGTATTTTCTGGACGAAATTCTGAAAGGCACCAATTCGACCGACCGACACAAAGGTGCCGAAGCGCTGATCCGGCAACTCCATCGTACGAGTGCGTTGGGGTTTGTGTCAACCCACGACCTTGAACTGGGGCAGATGGGCGATGCTGTCGATTATGTACAGAACTACCATTTCCGGTCTGACATTCACGACGGACAGGTCACCTTCGATTACACGCTTCGCCCCGGTATTTGTCAGAGCTTCAATGCCAGTCAGCTGATGGCCGCCATTGGCATCGAGTTGTAA